The DNA region CACCCCCGTTCTCTTCATCGCGCCAAGCGATCGCTGAACCACTGACAGTGCGGCCTCGGTGTCCGCAACCCCCGTTGCGGACACCGAGGCCGCACTGCTTTTATCCCAGCGCGAGCAGGCTGACCGCCCCGGCGGCGAGGACAAGGCCGACGTGCTGGACCCGAGCCACCCGTTCACGCAGCACCAGCCAGGCGAGCAACACTGTGCAGGCCGGATAGAGCGCGACGATCACCGTGGTGATCGAGAGCTCCCCCGCGCGGGAGCCGAGCAGGAAAAACATATTCGCCATCTCGTCGAGCAATCCTGCCGCTAAGGAGGGGAGCACGGCGAAGGGGCGGGATTTGATCCTCGGCCACGCGAGAGCGGCAGCGACGAGCAAGACGAAGCTCGACACAGCCCTGCCAACGACCATCGGCGCGAGACCGCTGTCATGCGGAGCCTGATGCAGCGCCAAAAACTGCCCCGCGGCCGCGAGACCAGCGCCAGAAGCCAGCAGGAGCCCTTGCGCGCTCGGGAGAACGCCTTCCGATTCGCCGCCTCGGGCGACCAGGATGACGGCAACAAGCGCCAGAGCCATGCCGATCCCCGATCTCGGCGTGAGCGATTCGCCAAAAACAACACCCGCGATGACCGGTATCGCCGCAGCAGTCAGCGCGCTGATCGGCGAAAGGACCGACATCGGGCCGACTGCCATGCTCAGATAGAACAGCGGGAACGCCGCAACAGACGCCAGCCCGCCCACAGCGCCCCACACAACAGCGCCGCCGCTGAAGTCGGCGCCGAGAAGCGGCGTCAACAGGAACGCCATCGCGAGGCTCGCCGGAGCGCTGAGCATGACCACCCGCAACACATGGGAACGCCGCGAAGCCATGCCGCCCGCGAAGTCGGCGACGCCATAGCTGACAGCGCCCGCGAGCGCGAGGAGAATGGGGAGCACCGAAAAAGTCTAGGCCCCGCGCAGGGCGCAGGACCGCCAGCCGCCGAACCCGGTGATGTCCTTGGCGTGGGCGGCGGCCCAGACAGCTGTCAGGCCTCCGCGTTCGCGCCGGACGAACTGCCAGTTCAGCCAGCGCATGGCAGCGCGCACGCCGGATCTTCATGACGGCGGCGCCGGACGCATTGGATGCAGTATCCGGGCCACGAAGGGAATGAGCAGCCTGCGAGGGGCCAGTGCCGCGAGCCGCGCCGCCCACGAGTTCGCAATCCCGGACACGACATAGGGCGGAGTCGACCGGCGATCAAGGGCGCGCATGCCTGTGGCCGCGACTTGCTT from Segniliparus rotundus DSM 44985 includes:
- a CDS encoding DMT family transporter; translated protein: MLPILLALAGAVSYGVADFAGGMASRRSHVLRVVMLSAPASLAMAFLLTPLLGADFSGGAVVWGAVGGLASVAAFPLFYLSMAVGPMSVLSPISALTAAAIPVIAGVVFGESLTPRSGIGMALALVAVILVARGGESEGVLPSAQGLLLASGAGLAAAGQFLALHQAPHDSGLAPMVVGRAVSSFVLLVAAALAWPRIKSRPFAVLPSLAAGLLDEMANMFFLLGSRAGELSITTVIVALYPACTVLLAWLVLRERVARVQHVGLVLAAGAVSLLALG